The genomic interval CGCGGCGCTCATGGTGCACGTGCTGCACCTGGTGGCCGATTGGCAGGCCGTGGTAGCGGAGGTGCGCCGCGCGCTGGCTCCCGGCGCGCCCCTCTTCCTTGCCACGGAGGGCGGACAGCGCCTCCCGATGACCGACCTCTACCTCGATACGGCCGGCGCGCTCGGGCTCGGACGCACCCGCGTGGGCGCGCGGTCGGTCGACGCCATCCTGGAGCACCTGGCCGGCGCCGGCGCCACGATGGCGCGCATCGACCAGGGCGCCATCACGTGGACGGTCACCGCGACACGCGCCGAGCAGCTACACTACCTGCGCCGCAACCCCTACTCGCACCTGTTCCATGTAGAGCCGGACGCGCACGCCGGGCTGATCGCGGAGGTGGAGCGCCGCGCGGCCGCGCTGCCGGGCGGGCTGGGCGGAGTGGAAGAGGCGCGCTCCGACCTGGCCGTGTGGCGCATCGCCTGGGAGCAGGGAGCACCGGCATGACGGGCCAAGCGCCGCTGCGCTTCGGCGTGATCGGCGCGGGATGGTTCGCCTCGCGCCGGCACATTCCAGACATCGCCGCGCACCCCGAGGCGGCACTGGCCGCGGTCTGCCGACGCGACCGCGAGGCGCTGGAGCGCGTGCGCGCCCATTTCGGCGTGCCGGCGGCCCACGCCGACTGGCGCGAGATGCTCGAGCGCGAGCCGCTGGACGCCGTCGTGATCGCCACGCCCCCCGCGCTCCACCATGCGCAGGCGGCCGCGGCGATCGAGCGCGGCCTCCACGTTCTGCTCGAGAAGCCGATGACGATCCGGCACGTCGAGTCTGTCGACCTGGTCGCGCGGGCGTCCGAGCGCGGCGTCTTCCTGGCGGTCGCACTGAACCCGCCCTACTGGGCCCACTGCCACCGGCTGCGCGAGGCGATCCGCTCCGGCACGATCGGCGAGGTGGAAGCCATTGACCTGTGCTGGACGGGCAACGCGGAGTACGTGTTCGGCGAGGCGCCCCGGCCGGCGGATCTGCCCGGCGTCGTGCCCCCCACGATGTACCGCGCCGACCCCTCGCTGAGTGGCGGCGGCTACCTGATCGACGGCGGCTCCCACCTGGTGTCCGAGGTGCTATGGGTCGCCGGCCGCCGCGCCGTGCGCGTCGCGTGCCTGGCCGACGCGCTGCCCTCGGACCGCCGCGCGGCGCTCGCGATGGAACTGGAGGGCGGGGCGACGGCGACGCTCACCTGCGTGGGTAACAGCCGGCTGGGCGAGCGCCGGGTGCGCAACACCATCGCCGGGAGCGCCGGCACGATCGTCGTGGAGGGGTTCGGGTTCGACACCAGGATCCGCACGCGTGACGGGCGCGAGGAAGGCTTCTCGGAGCGCGACCTGCCGCCGGCCACCGGCCCGATCGCCAACCTGGTAGACGCCATTCGCGGTCGCGCCCCGCTCCACTCCCCGGCGGAGCACGGCGCGGACGTAGCGTGCGTGATCGAGGCGGCCTACCGCTCAGCCGCGGGCGGCGCGGCGGTCGTACACCCGTAGGCCGGTCCTCAGCGCACGGCGGGCTCAAGCACGGTGAGCGTCTGCGCGTCGGCGTCAAGCTCGGCCATGCACCCAAGGGGCAGGGTAAGAGGGTTGGGCTCGTGCCCAAAGGGGAACCCATGGATGGCCGGCTTGCCGAGCGGGGCGATCAGGTCGCGCCACAGGTCCTCGATTCGCATCGCCGGCGGACCCTGCATGTCGCTGTCCCAGCCGGTGGCGTTGCCTATGACGAAACCCGCCGCATCGTGGAACGCGCCGGAGCGCAGGAGTTGCACGATCAGCCGGTCGACGCGGTAGAGCGCCTCGCCGACGTCCTCGATGAGCACCAGCCTGCCCGCGAAGTCCGGCGCATCGCACGTGCCGAGGGCCGCGCCAAGCAGAGCCAGGCACCCTCCGGCCAGGCGGCCCCGGGCCGTCCCGCCGACCAGCGTTCGCAACGGCGCGCCGGCCGCGGGCAGCGCGCCCAGCGGCTCGGCGCCTCCCACCGCGC from Chthonomonadales bacterium carries:
- a CDS encoding class I SAM-dependent methyltransferase; the protein is MAELPYVSFDRVADLYEATRHIPAAHLTQAARLLAGEAGLGRAAPLLDAGVGTGRFARHVAAIGVPVVGIDVSRGMLCEARQRAPGLALLRGDLRRLPLRSGAFAAALMVHVLHLVADWQAVVAEVRRALAPGAPLFLATEGGQRLPMTDLYLDTAGALGLGRTRVGARSVDAILEHLAGAGATMARIDQGAITWTVTATRAEQLHYLRRNPYSHLFHVEPDAHAGLIAEVERRAAALPGGLGGVEEARSDLAVWRIAWEQGAPA
- a CDS encoding LD-carboxypeptidase yields the protein MSSPPFTKPRRLVPGMTIGVVAPSSPLRDPRLAEGIRRLEAASYTVVEGAHLHDGHAYLAGPDAARANDLTTMFADPAVDAVFCARGGYGACRMVELVDWEVVRAHPKVFVGYSDITTLHLAFERRAHLATFHGPMVVTLGGDLSADALDCFWRAVGGAEPLGALPAAGAPLRTLVGGTARGRLAGGCLALLGAALGTCDAPDFAGRLVLIEDVGEALYRVDRLIVQLLRSGAFHDAAGFVIGNATGWDSDMQGPPAMRIEDLWRDLIAPLGKPAIHGFPFGHEPNPLTLPLGCMAELDADAQTLTVLEPAVR
- a CDS encoding Gfo/Idh/MocA family oxidoreductase → MTGQAPLRFGVIGAGWFASRRHIPDIAAHPEAALAAVCRRDREALERVRAHFGVPAAHADWREMLEREPLDAVVIATPPALHHAQAAAAIERGLHVLLEKPMTIRHVESVDLVARASERGVFLAVALNPPYWAHCHRLREAIRSGTIGEVEAIDLCWTGNAEYVFGEAPRPADLPGVVPPTMYRADPSLSGGGYLIDGGSHLVSEVLWVAGRRAVRVACLADALPSDRRAALAMELEGGATATLTCVGNSRLGERRVRNTIAGSAGTIVVEGFGFDTRIRTRDGREEGFSERDLPPATGPIANLVDAIRGRAPLHSPAEHGADVACVIEAAYRSAAGGAAVVHP